From Companilactobacillus heilongjiangensis, one genomic window encodes:
- a CDS encoding IS630 family transposase, protein MKPYQVESWANPKPDDGEYVAHMEDVLDTYALPYDSNRPLVCLDEKPYVLHGDVSKPLPTRRMKPKKIDYEYTRNGYCAIISLIEPLTGKQYVDVRKRRTSRDFAEVIKWLVDDLYPSADKIILVMDNLNIHKIGSLYQRFEPKEARRLAGKLEIHYTPKHGSWLNIAEIGLNLLSRQCLNRRIPEIKQLRQEVTTWCSERNEKNLSIDWQFTTADARIKLHSLYPKIED, encoded by the coding sequence ATTAAACCATACCAAGTAGAGAGTTGGGCGAACCCCAAGCCAGATGATGGTGAATACGTTGCCCACATGGAGGATGTTCTAGACACATATGCCCTACCATATGATAGTAATCGACCATTAGTTTGTTTGGATGAGAAGCCGTATGTACTTCACGGCGATGTTTCCAAACCACTTCCAACTCGTAGAATGAAACCCAAGAAAATTGACTATGAATACACTCGTAATGGGTATTGCGCAATAATCAGTTTGATTGAACCATTAACCGGTAAACAATATGTGGACGTCCGAAAACGCAGAACCTCACGCGATTTCGCGGAGGTTATAAAATGGTTGGTGGATGACCTGTACCCATCTGCCGATAAAATAATTTTAGTAATGGATAATTTGAATATTCATAAAATAGGATCACTATATCAACGTTTCGAGCCAAAAGAGGCTCGTCGATTGGCTGGTAAATTAGAAATACACTACACACCCAAGCATGGGAGCTGGTTAAATATAGCTGAAATTGGCTTGAACTTGTTGAGTCGTCAATGTCTGAATCGGCGTATTCCAGAAATCAAACAACTACGTCAAGAAGTGACAACATGGTGTAGCGAACGTAATGAAAAGAATCTATCAATAGATTGGCAATTTACAACAGCAGATGCACGCATAAAGTTACATTCGCTTTATCCAAAGATAGAAGACTGA
- a CDS encoding helix-turn-helix domain-containing protein, with translation MKSNNRPVKQHIFLSDDQVTRLKNLLNSKSLNKTVKRRIQVLLDLDESHGEIMTRIEVAKMNRCSTGVVYAVINLFFEGGIDEAITIKRNSNSDHANQKLTAEDEAKLIALACGPAPEGYTRWSYSLLEEKSATILEHPVKRDAIARKLKKMKLNHTK, from the coding sequence ATGAAATCGAATAACAGACCAGTTAAACAACATATTTTTCTTTCTGATGATCAAGTTACTCGTCTAAAAAATCTTTTGAATTCTAAAAGTCTTAATAAAACCGTCAAACGTCGGATTCAAGTATTGCTAGACTTAGATGAATCTCATGGTGAAATCATGACTAGAATTGAAGTGGCTAAGATGAATCGTTGCAGTACTGGAGTGGTTTATGCCGTCATCAACCTTTTCTTCGAAGGCGGTATCGATGAGGCCATCACTATAAAACGTAATAGTAATTCGGATCACGCAAACCAAAAATTAACAGCAGAAGATGAGGCAAAACTGATTGCGTTAGCCTGTGGCCCCGCTCCAGAAGGCTACACGAGATGGTCATATAGCTTATTGGAAGAAAAGTCAGCGACTATACTCGAACATCCTGTGAAGCGTGATGCCATTGCACGCAAGCTTAAAAAAATGAAATTAAACCATACCAAGTAG
- a CDS encoding CAP domain-containing protein, with amino-acid sequence MFSKTKRAAILVAASALLATSLGGNIAYADATANVNNASTVTTTNTNSSSDTDVATATNDSVDPNKTVTTTSTNDTTNSNSSTVANTQASYNNIDIASVKMAMLSELNRLRAQNGLSALTSVGVLNNYAQARTDSFTSTGGVDNHAGWNSTNMYPYNLTAEENIAQMPFSMIGTTDAAAIAQKITHEFYSEMYDSEPNFGHRKNMLNPYINYVGIGVSISNNGMVYFSQEMGNDQASYSKYDPSDVYSYFLTNNNDYANVSKYDVADAGKTSADYVKRDNYVTADLRGGVSTKNVVTPLYDRYGNRRTDLELAPSTDWISDMIAIINGSTFYHVSTNGFVSANDALPWASFLAGASVTATTNAKIYDNNGHYTGNTVNANSKWSTDRRAVNPLTGVKMYRISTNAWIQQNQLVQN; translated from the coding sequence ATGTTTTCTAAAACGAAGAGAGCAGCTATTTTAGTAGCTGCAAGTGCACTTCTTGCTACAAGTTTGGGAGGTAATATTGCGTATGCCGATGCAACTGCAAACGTCAATAACGCTTCCACAGTAACAACGACTAATACCAACTCTAGTAGTGATACAGATGTAGCCACTGCCACTAATGATAGTGTCGACCCTAATAAGACGGTTACTACCACTTCAACCAATGACACTACAAATTCTAATTCTTCAACAGTTGCAAATACTCAAGCAAGTTATAACAATATTGATATTGCTTCAGTTAAAATGGCCATGTTGTCAGAATTGAACCGTTTGAGAGCTCAAAATGGATTGTCAGCTTTGACATCTGTAGGCGTTTTGAACAATTATGCTCAAGCTAGAACAGATTCATTTACAAGTACCGGTGGCGTTGATAACCATGCTGGCTGGAATTCAACTAACATGTATCCTTACAATTTGACCGCTGAAGAAAATATTGCTCAGATGCCTTTCTCAATGATTGGTACAACTGATGCGGCTGCAATTGCACAAAAGATTACGCACGAATTTTATAGCGAAATGTATGATTCAGAACCAAATTTTGGTCACAGAAAGAATATGCTCAATCCTTATATTAATTATGTCGGAATTGGTGTAAGTATTTCTAATAACGGTATGGTTTACTTTTCACAAGAAATGGGTAATGACCAAGCTTCATACAGCAAGTATGATCCTAGTGACGTTTACTCATACTTCTTAACTAACAACAATGATTACGCTAACGTTTCTAAATATGATGTAGCCGATGCTGGTAAGACAAGTGCCGATTATGTCAAACGTGATAATTACGTTACTGCTGATTTACGTGGTGGAGTTTCAACAAAGAATGTTGTCACACCACTATACGACCGCTATGGTAATAGACGAACAGATTTGGAACTAGCACCAAGTACTGACTGGATCTCTGATATGATTGCTATTATCAACGGTAGTACATTCTATCATGTAAGTACCAATGGATTCGTTTCAGCTAATGACGCGCTACCTTGGGCATCATTCCTAGCAGGTGCTAGCGTCACAGCTACAACTAATGCTAAAATTTATGACAACAACGGTCACTATACTGGTAATACAGTAAATGCTAACAGCAAATGGAGCACTGATCGACGTGCCGTAAATCCATTAACTGGTGTTAAAATGTACCGTATCAGTACCAACGCTTGGATTCAACAAAATCAATTAGTTCAAAATTAA
- a CDS encoding DegV family protein — protein sequence MKIAIVTDSTSYLPQETVDKYNITVVPIEVVFNTKTYREDIDITTSEFYDLLQKSPELPSTAQPSMGEMLKVYDKLAKEGYDTVISIHLASTISGFVNNLKSAAQAIDNINVVVYDSHITVRLMGYLAQEAARMAQDNKPVDEIIDRLDALRSSIGETFVVDDLKNLVKGGRLSNTSAVIGTVLNIKPLLEFDNESHKIVAYDKVRSMKKAKLKAEEKLNAAVDASPYPLRLLVLDADDPEAGDRWADEVHERYPDATLERSYFGPVIGVHLGKGALALAWIRDFDKS from the coding sequence ATGAAAATAGCCATTGTTACAGATAGTACATCTTATTTGCCACAAGAAACAGTCGATAAATATAATATAACAGTTGTGCCAATAGAGGTAGTATTTAATACTAAAACATATCGTGAAGATATTGATATCACTACATCCGAATTCTATGATTTACTACAGAAATCACCAGAATTACCTTCAACAGCTCAACCCTCAATGGGTGAAATGCTAAAGGTATACGATAAACTGGCTAAAGAAGGCTATGATACCGTAATTTCAATTCATTTAGCAAGTACAATCTCTGGATTTGTTAATAATCTTAAGAGTGCTGCTCAAGCAATCGACAACATCAATGTAGTTGTTTATGATTCGCACATCACCGTTCGCTTAATGGGTTATTTGGCTCAGGAAGCTGCACGAATGGCACAAGATAACAAACCAGTAGATGAAATCATTGATCGTTTAGATGCCCTACGTTCATCAATCGGCGAAACTTTCGTAGTTGATGATTTGAAGAATTTAGTTAAGGGCGGCAGATTATCAAACACTTCAGCTGTAATTGGTACTGTATTAAATATTAAACCTTTATTGGAATTTGACAATGAATCACATAAAATCGTTGCTTACGATAAAGTGCGTTCAATGAAGAAAGCCAAGTTAAAGGCAGAAGAGAAATTAAATGCGGCCGTGGATGCCAGTCCATATCCTTTGAGACTACTAGTCTTAGATGCTGATGATCCAGAAGCAGGAGACCGTTGGGCTGATGAAGTCCATGAAAGATATCCTGATGCCACATTAGAGCGTTCGTACTTTGGACCAGTTATCGGAGTACATTTAGGAAAAGGCGCCTTAGCACTTGCCTGGATACGTGACTTCGACAAATCATAA
- a CDS encoding Rqc2 family fibronectin-binding protein encodes MSFDGMFTHAMVNELNQNLRGGRISKIQQPFANELILTVRSNRKNRQLLLSAHPSYARVQITQQPFANPAKPSTFVMSLRKYITSAIVEDFRQLNNDRVVSIDLSAKNELGDIHSYTLVTEIMARHSNIFLINKETGKIIDLIKRVSPENNSFRGLLPGDDYKLPPAQNKINPFSTTGDDLTGMSAADIRQKYEGIGLDTSAELEQYIAQGNSFDDFLKSYQENLHPNAANNNKHKLGFFPISFSNTTTEVNAYPSLSELLDNYYLDKARLDRIEQQTKSVTHRLGIILKKDKSKVKKLNQQLSATDVMAKYNLYGELLTTYMSQIKHGSSSITLTNYYNNEEVTIKLNPEYSPSLNAQSYYKKYRKLQNSIPHIKEQLEITTNEVNYLESVLASLEYVDIEDVDGIVDELIDSGYIKKKRKNAPKKRKKKIGEDFKSTNGVEITVGKNNLENDQLTMKLAQKNHYWFHVKDIPGSHVILKTSDPDEQSITEAATIAAYYSKARDSSKVPVDYVQIKHIRKPNGAKPGFVIFEGQKTILVDPDRKLVADLKED; translated from the coding sequence ATGTCTTTTGATGGAATGTTTACGCACGCTATGGTAAACGAATTAAATCAGAACCTCCGCGGTGGTCGTATTAGCAAAATCCAACAACCATTCGCCAATGAATTGATTCTTACAGTGAGAAGCAATCGTAAGAATCGTCAACTTTTATTGTCAGCACATCCCTCATATGCAAGAGTTCAAATAACGCAACAACCATTTGCCAACCCTGCTAAACCATCGACGTTTGTAATGTCTTTACGTAAGTATATTACTAGTGCAATCGTCGAGGATTTCAGACAATTAAATAATGACCGAGTCGTTTCAATCGACCTCTCAGCTAAAAATGAATTAGGAGATATTCACAGCTATACATTAGTTACCGAAATTATGGCTCGTCACAGCAATATCTTCTTGATCAATAAGGAAACTGGTAAAATTATTGATTTAATAAAACGAGTTTCACCAGAGAATAATAGTTTTCGTGGTTTGTTACCAGGTGACGATTATAAATTACCGCCCGCACAAAATAAAATCAATCCATTTTCAACAACTGGTGATGATTTAACTGGCATGTCAGCCGCTGATATTCGTCAAAAATACGAAGGTATCGGTTTAGACACATCAGCTGAGTTGGAACAGTATATTGCACAAGGCAATAGTTTCGATGATTTTCTCAAGAGTTATCAAGAGAATTTACATCCTAACGCTGCCAATAACAATAAGCATAAATTAGGATTCTTTCCAATTAGCTTTAGCAATACTACAACTGAGGTCAACGCCTATCCTTCACTTAGCGAGCTACTAGATAATTACTATCTTGATAAGGCTCGCCTTGACCGGATTGAACAGCAAACTAAGAGCGTGACCCACCGTTTGGGTATTATCTTGAAGAAGGATAAGTCTAAAGTTAAAAAGCTCAATCAACAGTTATCCGCTACTGATGTGATGGCTAAGTACAATCTCTATGGCGAACTATTAACGACTTATATGTCACAGATTAAGCATGGTTCAAGTTCGATTACTTTGACTAACTACTATAATAATGAAGAAGTGACGATCAAGTTAAATCCTGAGTACTCACCCTCACTTAATGCCCAAAGTTATTACAAGAAGTATCGTAAGTTACAAAATTCTATTCCTCATATCAAGGAACAACTAGAGATTACGACTAACGAGGTCAACTACTTAGAGTCAGTTCTAGCATCCCTTGAATACGTTGATATCGAGGATGTGGACGGAATCGTTGATGAGTTGATTGATTCTGGCTATATCAAGAAGAAGCGTAAGAACGCTCCTAAGAAACGTAAAAAGAAGATTGGTGAGGATTTCAAGTCAACTAATGGTGTTGAAATTACTGTTGGTAAGAACAACTTGGAAAATGATCAATTAACGATGAAATTAGCACAAAAGAATCACTACTGGTTCCATGTTAAGGATATTCCTGGTTCACACGTTATCTTAAAGACGAGTGATCCTGACGAACAATCAATTACTGAAGCTGCTACGATTGCTGCTTATTACTCTAAAGCACGTGATTCAAGTAAGGTTCCCGTTGATTACGTTCAAATCAAACATATTAGAAAGCCTAATGGCGCTAAACCTGGTTTTGTAATCTTTGAAGGACAAAAGACAATCCTAGTTGATCCTGACCGTAAATTAGTTGCTGATTTAAAAGAGGATTAA
- a CDS encoding ATP-grasp domain-containing protein: MELDDVHTILIIGPTSSDKNVDLSTALYDTVDILHQLGYKTSIIVEDPTSLLSSGVFYDKTVVEKVTGDNVLKFIQKYHPDAILPTVGDRNALGIISSLNGKIGTTKVLGASFSASLATFKRELFIKKLTKANLPVIKFISSDDEKEIYSFIRSIGFPIIARRRYSNRHSSGWTNINNLFELDNFMAMEDISDSRIEIERSIRGFSEYSFTILRDRYDNSSLIGTIEDIEPIGIHHLDSNLISPAISLNDSKLQRLRNYSIKLARAFNIVGICTVHFAYNHTTKESYITEFIPRLSEETKFLEYATSYPIATAVAQLCLGYHLDKLQLDAGNYFNGATEPYVDHLTSRFPQWKTPGQKYLGPSKTSDSSIVVNGFSLEEVLNKGALNDKLNNNFDRYNELRKLDDDELFEKIIHPTNWILDVLSEALRRKFEMPVLSEITGVNVPYLNALQNIINNSLIIREGEIDGKNVERMVEMGVKGVGHSKLLLDSHDIVTKTVVKNKRAVSVANNKYINHNYFVTSGISNELELSDRKKIIVRTPIITSKTDIMIRQFVLFQLAKSIDQNGLEPIIIGREPWNAPLSMRRKVVEIDDPHMEMKSLGLIEQDSVLNIIDLSKNLIDTGDDRVFQFSAQEIKNIELKGDTTVRVMVVTDGNNFLAPSVIYRGKRDNHLYEISSVNNFMTAEDRVEISKLIKQELEDNDKVDIFNFEMVKSNDHWLVTKKYRGMTNDIIRHELASSVHVIDTLVKLLLGNKIDDDLSLEKVFDNFDEKYLLTIDDKRYKLLDKEEIQEKLKELRLKEK; this comes from the coding sequence ATGGAATTAGATGATGTACATACTATTTTAATTATCGGTCCTACTAGTAGTGACAAAAACGTTGATCTCTCTACCGCTCTTTATGATACAGTCGATATTTTGCATCAACTCGGTTACAAAACATCTATCATCGTAGAAGACCCAACTTCGTTGCTATCTTCAGGTGTCTTTTATGACAAAACTGTCGTTGAGAAGGTCACTGGCGATAATGTTTTGAAATTTATTCAGAAATATCATCCCGATGCTATTTTGCCAACTGTTGGTGATCGTAATGCCTTAGGAATTATTTCTAGTTTAAATGGTAAAATCGGTACTACTAAAGTTTTGGGAGCTAGTTTTTCTGCTTCACTGGCAACTTTTAAGCGTGAACTATTTATCAAGAAATTGACTAAGGCTAATTTGCCCGTAATTAAGTTCATTTCTTCCGATGATGAGAAGGAAATTTATAGTTTTATTCGATCAATCGGTTTTCCAATTATTGCTAGAAGACGTTATTCTAACCGTCATTCTAGTGGCTGGACGAATATCAACAATTTATTTGAGCTAGATAACTTTATGGCTATGGAAGATATCTCCGATAGTCGGATTGAAATTGAACGTAGTATCAGAGGCTTCAGTGAATATTCATTTACTATCTTACGTGATCGTTATGATAATTCATCATTGATTGGAACGATTGAAGATATTGAACCAATTGGTATTCATCATTTGGATTCAAATTTGATTTCGCCAGCTATTTCATTGAACGATTCGAAATTACAACGATTGCGTAACTATTCAATCAAATTAGCTCGAGCATTTAATATCGTTGGTATTTGTACAGTCCACTTTGCTTACAACCATACGACTAAGGAATCGTATATTACGGAATTTATCCCGCGTTTGAGTGAGGAAACCAAATTTTTGGAATATGCGACAAGTTATCCAATTGCGACAGCTGTGGCTCAGCTTTGTTTAGGCTATCACTTGGACAAGTTACAGTTAGATGCCGGAAACTACTTCAACGGAGCGACTGAGCCGTATGTAGACCATTTAACATCACGCTTCCCTCAATGGAAGACTCCTGGTCAAAAATACTTGGGACCAAGCAAGACATCTGACTCTAGTATTGTGGTCAATGGCTTTAGTTTGGAAGAGGTGTTGAACAAGGGCGCCTTAAATGACAAGCTGAACAATAACTTTGACCGTTACAATGAATTGCGCAAGTTAGATGATGATGAACTCTTTGAAAAAATCATTCACCCAACTAACTGGATACTGGATGTCTTGTCTGAAGCTTTACGTAGAAAATTTGAAATGCCTGTGCTATCTGAGATTACTGGTGTCAATGTGCCATATCTAAATGCGTTGCAAAATATCATCAATAACAGCTTGATTATTCGTGAAGGCGAAATTGACGGTAAGAATGTTGAACGCATGGTTGAGATGGGTGTTAAAGGTGTTGGACACAGTAAGTTGTTGCTTGATAGTCATGATATTGTCACGAAAACGGTTGTGAAGAATAAACGTGCCGTGTCAGTTGCTAATAACAAGTACATCAATCACAACTACTTTGTTACTAGCGGTATCAGTAATGAACTTGAGTTGAGCGATAGAAAGAAGATTATCGTTAGAACGCCAATCATTACTTCGAAAACTGATATTATGATTCGTCAGTTCGTTTTATTCCAACTAGCTAAATCAATTGATCAAAATGGACTTGAGCCTATTATCATTGGACGTGAACCATGGAATGCACCATTATCAATGCGTCGAAAGGTCGTTGAGATAGACGATCCCCATATGGAGATGAAGAGTCTCGGCTTGATTGAACAAGATAGTGTCCTTAATATCATTGACCTCTCGAAGAATTTGATTGATACTGGGGATGACCGTGTCTTCCAATTCAGCGCCCAAGAGATTAAGAATATCGAATTGAAGGGTGATACAACTGTTAGGGTTATGGTCGTAACAGATGGTAACAATTTCTTAGCTCCGTCGGTTATTTATCGTGGCAAACGTGATAATCACTTGTATGAAATCAGTTCGGTTAATAATTTCATGACTGCAGAAGACCGTGTGGAAATTTCCAAATTAATCAAGCAAGAACTTGAAGATAATGATAAAGTCGATATCTTTAACTTTGAGATGGTTAAGAGTAATGACCACTGGCTAGTAACTAAGAAGTACCGGGGGATGACGAATGATATTATCCGCCACGAACTTGCTAGTTCAGTTCATGTGATTGATACGTTAGTTAAATTACTACTAGGTAATAAGATTGACGATGACTTATCGTTGGAGAAGGTTTTTGATAACTTCGATGAGAAGTACCTACTAACAATTGACGACAAACGTTATAAGTTACTTGATAAAGAAGAGATTCAAGAGAAACTTAAAGAACTACGTTTGAAGGAAAAATAA
- a CDS encoding carbamoyl phosphate synthase small subunit, with product MKRYLILEDGTVFPGEGFGSSIITTGQLVISNNRTGIEQSVTDPDTEGQILAFTIPSVGNSGINRDFYESINSQCKGVVIGSSSLSTVDGSVSFESWITGLKIPGIKNVDVRALAKHIAEHGEMKASIMDTHDEHAMDQIKALVLPPDLVKRVSTRQSYPNPNMGLKIVIVDLGLKYSILRQLSYRDCNSIIVNYNSTAEEIESLHPDGIIYSNGPGNPEDLPKTIKTIQILQKRYPLLGIGLGNLLIALANDCRIIPLKEPHHESSLAVKEVASGKIDFVNHNHSYTLDEKYIGGSDFIVTNVCVADGTIEGIRHEYLPIMCVLFEPEAAPGPTDGYYVFDEFIDLVESVKKQEGARNQWN from the coding sequence ATGAAACGTTATTTAATTTTAGAAGACGGGACCGTGTTTCCTGGTGAAGGTTTTGGATCTTCTATCATTACCACGGGACAGTTGGTAATATCAAATAATCGTACTGGAATTGAGCAATCCGTCACTGACCCTGATACTGAGGGCCAGATTTTGGCGTTCACGATTCCTTCTGTTGGTAACTCAGGAATTAATCGCGACTTTTATGAATCTATCAACTCGCAGTGTAAAGGTGTAGTTATTGGTTCATCAAGTTTATCAACTGTTGATGGTTCAGTCTCTTTTGAGAGCTGGATCACCGGACTTAAAATACCAGGGATTAAAAATGTCGATGTTCGTGCATTGGCTAAGCATATTGCAGAACACGGCGAGATGAAGGCAAGTATCATGGACACTCATGACGAGCATGCCATGGACCAGATCAAAGCCCTAGTTTTGCCACCAGATTTGGTAAAGCGTGTCTCAACTAGACAGTCATATCCTAATCCCAATATGGGCTTGAAGATTGTCATTGTCGACTTGGGTCTAAAATATTCAATTTTAAGGCAATTATCATATCGTGATTGCAACTCAATTATCGTCAACTATAATTCTACGGCTGAGGAAATTGAAAGTTTGCATCCAGACGGAATCATCTATTCAAATGGACCTGGTAATCCGGAAGATTTGCCTAAGACTATTAAAACAATTCAAATTTTGCAAAAGCGTTATCCATTACTTGGCATTGGCCTAGGTAATCTGTTGATTGCACTAGCCAACGACTGTCGGATTATACCTTTGAAGGAACCACACCACGAATCATCGTTGGCTGTTAAAGAAGTGGCCAGTGGCAAAATTGACTTTGTTAACCACAATCATTCGTATACCTTAGATGAAAAGTATATCGGTGGTTCTGATTTCATCGTCACTAACGTCTGTGTGGCTGATGGAACAATCGAAGGTATCCGTCACGAATACTTGCCAATTATGTGTGTCTTATTTGAACCCGAAGCAGCACCCGGACCTACTGACGGTTATTATGTTTTCGATGAGTTTATCGATTTAGTTGAATCAGTTAAGAAACAAGAGGGAGCTAGAAATCAATGGAATTAG
- the pyrR gene encoding bifunctional pyr operon transcriptional regulator/uracil phosphoribosyltransferase PyrR, with protein MAKEIIDGQTMTRALTRITYEIIERNKGIDDLVLVGIKTRGVFVAHRIESRLKQLENISIPVAELDITPYRDDHEATDLTTVKAEPLDIDINNKHVILTDDVLYTGRTIRAAMDALMSVGRPKKISLAVLVDRGHRELPIRADFVGKNIPTSQKEKIKVSMKEIDGEDKIEIE; from the coding sequence ATGGCTAAAGAAATTATTGACGGTCAAACAATGACTCGTGCATTGACCCGAATTACTTATGAAATTATTGAGCGAAACAAGGGAATTGATGACCTTGTATTGGTAGGGATTAAAACTAGAGGGGTTTTTGTAGCTCACAGAATCGAATCACGTCTTAAGCAATTGGAAAATATTAGCATTCCAGTGGCTGAATTAGACATTACTCCATATCGTGATGATCATGAAGCAACTGATTTGACTACTGTAAAAGCGGAACCATTAGATATCGATATAAATAATAAACATGTAATTTTAACTGATGATGTTCTCTATACTGGTAGAACCATTCGTGCTGCTATGGATGCTTTGATGAGCGTCGGTCGTCCTAAAAAGATTTCTCTAGCAGTCTTGGTAGATCGCGGACACCGTGAATTGCCTATTAGAGCTGACTTTGTCGGTAAAAATATTCCCACTTCTCAAAAAGAAAAAATTAAAGTATCAATGAAAGAAATCGATGGCGAGGATAAAATCGAAATCGAATAA
- a CDS encoding RluA family pseudouridine synthase: MSKSFNLEYDEPKKARLDAFLNEQIEDLTRSQLQKFIKDGNVLVNEAPVSKTGAKLTKGDKILVNVPEEEPIKAIPENIPIDVVYEDSDVLVVNKPQGMVVHPAAGHPDKTLVNAILYHCQINDDDVIRPGIVHRIDKDTSGLLMIAKNNLAKQSLMQQLKEKSNLREYLAIVHGNFKERTGKINAPLGRSKFDRKKQAVVEGGRHAVTHFTVLEQFENYSLLKLKLETGRTHQIRVHMQYIGHPVAGDPLYGPKNTLQGKGQFLHAKTLGFVHPRTNEWMEFSVEPPKVFLDTLDKLRH, from the coding sequence ATTAGTAAGTCCTTTAACTTAGAATACGACGAACCTAAAAAGGCTCGTTTAGATGCTTTTTTGAATGAGCAGATTGAAGATTTGACTCGTTCTCAGCTTCAAAAATTTATCAAAGATGGTAATGTCCTAGTCAACGAGGCACCAGTTAGTAAAACAGGAGCCAAATTAACTAAGGGTGACAAGATTTTAGTCAATGTTCCTGAAGAGGAGCCTATCAAAGCCATTCCGGAAAATATTCCAATCGATGTGGTCTATGAAGATAGCGATGTCTTGGTAGTCAACAAGCCACAAGGGATGGTTGTTCATCCAGCGGCTGGACATCCAGATAAGACGTTGGTCAATGCAATTTTGTACCATTGTCAAATCAATGACGACGATGTAATTCGTCCGGGGATCGTCCACCGTATCGATAAAGATACTTCTGGATTGCTGATGATTGCTAAGAATAACTTAGCCAAACAATCTTTGATGCAACAATTGAAGGAAAAAAGTAATCTTCGTGAATACCTAGCCATCGTACATGGCAATTTCAAAGAGAGAACTGGTAAGATAAATGCTCCATTAGGGCGTTCTAAATTTGACCGCAAGAAACAGGCTGTGGTCGAAGGTGGACGTCATGCCGTGACGCATTTCACTGTACTGGAACAATTTGAAAACTATTCACTCTTAAAATTAAAATTAGAAACTGGTCGAACACACCAAATTAGAGTTCATATGCAATATATCGGTCATCCCGTTGCGGGTGATCCTTTATATGGACCTAAGAACACCTTACAAGGTAAGGGACAATTCCTACACGCCAAGACATTAGGCTTCGTGCATCCACGGACTAACGAGTGGATGGAGTTTTCCGTTGAACCACCTAAGGTTTTCTTAGATACGCTTGATAAATTACGACATTGA
- the lspA gene encoding signal peptidase II has translation MQLIYWLLFVVLVAGDQGLKYYVTNHIVPMTVHDFIPGLLSITHITNTGAAWSMLEGKMLFFYLVTIIAVVVLIYLFVKADKKEYLYRFSLIFLLAGTVGNGIDRFARRFVVDMFNLDFMNFPIFNLADTYITIGVILIVVSLIIQVAGEKNN, from the coding sequence GTGCAGTTGATTTATTGGCTGCTCTTTGTTGTTTTAGTTGCTGGTGATCAAGGACTCAAATATTATGTAACTAACCACATCGTTCCGATGACGGTTCACGACTTTATTCCCGGATTATTGTCTATTACGCACATCACTAATACTGGTGCAGCGTGGAGTATGTTAGAAGGAAAAATGCTTTTCTTCTATTTAGTTACAATTATTGCGGTAGTCGTGTTAATATATTTATTTGTTAAAGCTGATAAAAAAGAGTATCTTTATCGATTTTCTTTGATATTCTTATTAGCGGGGACAGTTGGTAATGGTATCGATCGTTTTGCAAGGCGTTTTGTAGTCGATATGTTCAATTTAGACTTTATGAACTTCCCAATCTTTAATTTGGCCGACACTTATATCACCATTGGTGTGATTTTGATTGTCGTGTCATTGATTATCCAAGTAGCAGGTGAGAAAAATAATTAG